A single region of the Drosophila miranda strain MSH22 chromosome 2, D.miranda_PacBio2.1, whole genome shotgun sequence genome encodes:
- the LOC108156627 gene encoding calcium-activated potassium channel slowpoke isoform X7 has protein sequence MATDLIGTNFSSTLTNGMSGCDQSTVESLADDPTDSPFDADDCLKVRKYWCFLLSSIFTFLAGLLIVLLWRAFAFICCRKEPDLGPNDPKQKEQKASRNKQEFEGTFMTEAKDWAGELISGQTTTGRILVVLVFILSIASLIIYFVDASSEEVERCQKWSNNITQQIDLAFNIFFMVYFFIRFIAASDKLWFMLEMYSFVDYFTIPPSFVSIYLDRTWIGLRFLRALRLMTVPDILQYLNVLKTSSSIRLAQLVSIFISVWLTAAGIIHLLENSGDPLDFNNAHRLSYWTCVYFLIVTMSTVGYGDVYCETVLGRTFLVFFLLVGLAVFASWIPEITELAAQRSKYGGTYSKDPRKRHIVVCGHITYESVSHFLKDFLHEDREDVDVEVVFLHRKPPDLELEGLFKRHFTTVEFFQGTIMNPIDLQRVKVHEADACLVLANKYCQDPDAEDAANIMRVISIKNYSDDIRVIIQLMQYHNKAYLLNIPSWDWKQGDDVICLAELKLGFIAQSCLAPGFSTMMANLFAMRSFKTSPDTQAWQNDYLQGTGCEMYTETLSPSFTGMTFPQASELCFSKLKLLLLAIEIKGAEEGVDSKISINPRGAKIQANTQGFFIAQSADEVKRAWFYCKACHEDIKDETLIKKCKCKNLATFRKGVRAVQMVGRAKDDEYSLSNEHHPAPTFTPPELPKRVHVRGSVSGDITRDREDTNLLNRNVRRPNGTGNGTGAMHHMNNTAAAAAAAAAAGKQVNKVKPTVNVSRQVEGQVISPSQYNRPPENDANPYAGYQLAYEVKKLMPTSRSSGTGTQNQNGGVSLPAGIADDQSKDFDFEKTEMKYDSTGMFHWSPAKSLEDCILDRNQAAMTVLNGHVVVCLFADPDSPLIGLRNLVMPLRASNFHYHELKHVVIVGSVDYIRREWKMLQNLPKISVLNGSPLSRADLRAVNVNLCDMCCILSAKVPSNDDPTLADKEAILASLNIKAMTFDDTIGVLSQRGPEFDNLSATAGSPIVLQRRGSVYGANVPMITELVNDSNVQFLDQDDDDDPDTELYLTQPFACGTAFAVSVLDSLMSTTYFNQNALTLIRSLITGGATPELELILAEGAGLRGGYSTVDSLSNRDRCRVGQISLYDGPLAQFGECGKYGDLFVAALKSYGMLCIGLYRFRDTSSSCDASSKRYVITNPPDDFSLLPTDQVFVLMQFDPGLEYKPPAVRAPAGGRGTNTQGSGVGGGGSNKDDNS, from the exons ATGGCAACGGACTTGATCGGCACAAATTTCAGCAGCACATTGACAAAT GGGATGTCGGGGTGTGATCAAAGCACTGTCGAATCATTGGCCGATGATCCAACAGATTCACCATTCGATGCCGATGATTGTCTCAAAGTTCGCAAGTACTGGTGCTTTCTGCTGTCCAGCATCTTTACATTCCTTGCTGGCCTGCTCATTGTGCTGCTATGGCGGGCATTCGCGTTCATCTGCTGCCGCAAGGAGCCCGACCTGGGACCCAACGATCCCAAGCAGAAGGAGCAGAAGGCGTCCCGCAACAAACAGGAGTTCGAGGGCACCTTTATGACAGAAGCAAAAGACTGGGCTGGAGAGCTTATCTCGGGTCAAACAACAACTGGTCGAATTTTG GTCGTACTCGTATTTATACTCAGCATTGCATCCCTCATTATATACTTTGTTGATGCATCTAGCGAAGAAGTCGAAAGATGCCAAAAGTGGAGTAACAACATTACTCAACAGATCGATCTCGCattcaatatattttttatggtTTACTTTTTTATACGA TTCATAGCGGCGTCCGATAAGCTTTGGTTTATGTTAGAAATGTACAGTTTTGTAGATTATTTTACAATACCCCCGTCCTTCGTATCAATATATTTAGATCGAACATGGATCG GTCTTCGATTTCTTCGAGCGCTACGTCTCATGACTGTTCCAGATATTTTACAATATTTAAACGTACTAAAAACATCGAGCTCCATACGCTTGGCTCAACTAGTATCAATTTTTATATCCGTGTGGTTAACAGCAGCGGGCATTATACATCTG CTGGAGAACTCTGGCGATCCGCTGGATTTTAATAATGCTCATCGTTTATCGTATTGGACCTGTGTCTATTTCCTAATTGTGACCATGTCAACGGTAGGATATGGTGACGTTTACTGTGAGACTGTCCTGGGAAGAACATTTCTCGTGTTCTTTCTGCTCGTCGGCTTG GCCGTTTTCGCTAGTTGGATACCAGAAATCACTGAACTGGCCGCCCAGAGAAGCAAATATGGTGGAACATATAGCAAGGATCCTAGAAAAAG ACATATTGTGGTATGCGGTCATATAACATACGAGTCCGTGTCGCATTTTCTGAAGGACTTTCTCCACGAAGATCGGGAGGATGTCGATGTCGAAGTGGTCTTTCTCCATCG TAAACCACCCGATTTGGAACTTGAGGGTTTGTTCAAACGTCATTTTACCACCGTGGAGTTCTTCCAAGGAACCATTATGAATCCGATTGATCTGCAAAGGGTTAAG GTTCACGAAGCCGATGCCTGCCTTGTGCTAGCTAACAAATATTGCCAAGATCCCGACGCAGAAGATGCTGCCAACATCATGAGAGTGATCTCCATCAAGAACTACAGCGACGACATTCGTGTCATCATCCAGCTGATGCAGTACCACAATAAG GCGTACTTGCTCAACATACCATCGTGGGACTGGAAACAGGGCGACGATGTCATCTGCCTGGCCGAGCTGAAGCTGGGCTTCATTGCCCAGAGCTGTCTGGCCCCCGGTTTCTCCACCATGATGGCCAATCTGTTTGCCATGCGATCGTTCAAGACG TCACCAGACACACAGGCCTGGCAAAATGATTATCTTCAAGGTACAGGGTGTGAGATGTACACCGAAACCCTATCACCTTCATTTACCGGCATGACATTCCCACAAGCCAGCGA GCTGTGTTTCTCCAAGCTGAAGCTTCTGCTGCTCGCCATCGAGATCAAGGGAGCCGAGGAGGGTGTGGACAGCAAAATTTCGATTAACCCGCGCGGGGCCAAGATTCAGGCCAATACGCAGGGCTTTTTCATAGCACAAAGCGCCGATGAGGTGAAGCG TGCCTGGTTCTACTGCAAAGCCTGCCACGAGGACATCAAGGACGAGACGCTGATCaagaaatgcaaatgcaaaaacT TGGCCACCTTCCGGAAAGGCGTCCGAGCCGTACAAATGGTTGGGCGTGCAA aaGACGATGAATACTCGTTGTCAA ATGAACACCATCCTGCACCCACATTTACGCCTCCAGAGCTACCCAAGCGGGTGCATGTGCGTGGATCTGTATCGG GTGATATCACACGTGACAGAGAAGATACGAATC TACTCAATCGCAATGTGCGCCGTCCTAATGGCACTGGCAACGGTACAGGTGCCATGCATCATATGAACAACACggctgctgcagccgccgctgctgccgcggCGGGCAAGCAGGTGAACAAGGTGAAGCCCACGGTGAATGTGAGCCGGCAGGTCGAGGGTCAAGTAATATCGCCGTCGCAGTACAACAG GCCACCAGAGAATGATGCTAACCCTTATGCGGGCTATCAACTTGCTTACGAAGTTAAAAAGCTCAT GCCGACGAGTCGCAGCTCCGGCACGGGCACGCAGAATCAAAATGGCGGCGTTTCATTGCCCGCCGGAATAGCGGACGACCAGTCGAAGGACTTTGATTTCGAGAAGACCGAAATGAAGTACGACTCGACGGGCATGTTCCACTGGAGTCCGGCAAAGAGCTTAGAAGACTGCATACTG GATCGCAACCAGGCGGCCATGACAGTGCTGAATGGTCATGTGGTCGTCTGTCTGTTCGCCGATCCCGATTCGCCTCTGATCGGTCTGCGGAATCTGGTGATGCCCTTGCGGGCGTCCAATTTCCACTACCACGAGCTGAAGCATGTGGTGATTGTAGGATCGGTGGACTACATCCGGCGAGAGTGGAAGATGCTGCAGAACCTGCCCAAGATATCGGTGCTGAACGGCTCTCCCCTGAGTCGCGCCGACCTGCGGGCGGTCAACGTCAATCTGTGTGATATGTGCTGCATACTGTCGGCCAAAGTTCCTAGCAACGACGATCCCACGCTGGCCGACAAGGAGGCCATCCTCGCCTCGCTCAACATCAAGGCCATGACCTTCGATGACACGATCGGCGTGCTCAGCCAGCGCGGCCCGGAGTTCGACAACCTGAGCGCGACCGCCGGCAGCCCGATTGTGCTGCAGCGTCGCGGTTCAGTGTATGGCGCCAATGTGCCCATGATTACAG AACTGGTCAATGATAGTAACGTGCAGTTTCTCGATcaagacgacgacgatgatccAGATACAGAGCTGTATCTGACGCAGCCCTTTGCCTGCGGCACAGCCTTCGCTGTGAGTGTGTTAGACTCACTGATGTCCACG ACATACTTCAATCAAAACGCCTTAACGCTGATCCGCTCACTGATCACGGGCGGAGCAACACccgagctggagctgatccTGGCCGAGGGAGCCGGCCTGCGCGGTGGCTACAGCACCGTGGACAGTCTGAGTAATCGAGACAG ATGTCGAGTGGGCCAGATATCCCTATACGATGGCCCGCTGGCGCAGTTCGGAGAGTGCGGCAAGTACGGGGATCTGTTCGTGGCCGCCCTCAAGTCGTACGGCATGCTGTGCATAGGCCTGTACCGGTTCCGGGACACCAGCTCCAGCTGTGATGCGAGCAGCAAACGATATGTAATAACTAACCCACCCGATGACTTTTCACTACTGCCAACAGATCAG GTATTCGTTTTAATGCAATTCGATCCGGGGCTGGAGTACAAGCCGCCAGCGGTGCGAGCACCCGCCGGCGGACGCGGCACCAACACACAAGGCTCCGGGGTCGGAGGGGGCGGCTCCAACAAGGATGATAACTCTTGA
- the LOC108156627 gene encoding calcium-activated potassium channel slowpoke isoform X25, whose product MATDLIGTNFSSTLTNGMSGCDQSTVESLADDPTDSPFDADDCLKVRKYWCFLLSSIFTFLAGLLIVLLWRAFAFICCRKEPDLGPNDPKQKEQKASRNKQEFEGTFMTEAKDWAGELISGQTTTGRILVVLVFILSIASLIIYFVDASSEEVERCQKWSNNITQQIDLAFNIFFMVYFFIRFIAASDKLWFMLEMYSFVDYFTIPPSFVSIYLDRTWIGLRFLRALRLMTVPDILQYLNVLKTSSSIRLAQLVSIFISVWLTAAGIIHLLENSGDPLDFNNAHRLSYWTCVYFLIVTMSTVGYGDVYCETVLGRTFLVFFLLVGLAMFASSIPEIIELVGSGNKYGGELKREHGKRHIVVCGHITYESVSHFLKDFLHEDREDVDVEVVFLHRKPPDLELEGLFKRHFTTVEFFQGTIMNPIDLQRVKVHEADACLVLANKYCQDPDAEDAANIMRVISIKNYSDDIRVIIQLMQYHNKAYLLNIPSWDWKQGDDVICLAELKLGFIAQSCLAPGFSTMMANLFAMRSFKTSPDMQSWTNDYLRGTGMEMYTETLSPTFIGIPFAQATELCFSKLKLLLLAIEIKGAEEGVDSKISINPRGAKIQANTQGFFIAQSADEVKRAWFYCKACHEDIKDETLIKKCKCKNLTVQPRSKFDDLGDITRDREDTNLLNRNVRRPNGTGNGTGAMHHMNNTAAAAAAAAAAGKQVNKVKPTVNVSRQVEGQVISPSQYNRPPENDANPYAGYQLAYEVKKLMPTSRSSGTGTQNQNGGVSLPAGIADDQSKDFDFEKTEMKYDSTGMFHWSPAKSLEDCILDRNQAAMTVLNGHVVVCLFADPDSPLIGLRNLVMPLRASNFHYHELKHVVIVGSVDYIRREWKMLQNLPKISVLNGSPLSRADLRAVNVNLCDMCCILSAKVPSNDDPTLADKEAILASLNIKAMTFDDTIGVLSQRGPEFDNLSATAGSPIVLQRRGSVYGANVPMITELVNDSNVQFLDQDDDDDPDTELYLTQPFACGTAFAVSVLDSLMSTTYFNQNALTLIRSLITGGATPELELILAEGAGLRGGYSTVDSLSNRDRCRVGQISLYDGPLAQFGECGKYGDLFVAALKSYGMLCIGLYRFRDTSSSCDASSKRYVITNPPDDFSLLPTDQVFVLMQFDPGLEYKPPAVRAPAGGRGTNTQGSGVGGGGSNKDDNS is encoded by the exons ATGGCAACGGACTTGATCGGCACAAATTTCAGCAGCACATTGACAAAT GGGATGTCGGGGTGTGATCAAAGCACTGTCGAATCATTGGCCGATGATCCAACAGATTCACCATTCGATGCCGATGATTGTCTCAAAGTTCGCAAGTACTGGTGCTTTCTGCTGTCCAGCATCTTTACATTCCTTGCTGGCCTGCTCATTGTGCTGCTATGGCGGGCATTCGCGTTCATCTGCTGCCGCAAGGAGCCCGACCTGGGACCCAACGATCCCAAGCAGAAGGAGCAGAAGGCGTCCCGCAACAAACAGGAGTTCGAGGGCACCTTTATGACAGAAGCAAAAGACTGGGCTGGAGAGCTTATCTCGGGTCAAACAACAACTGGTCGAATTTTG GTCGTACTCGTATTTATACTCAGCATTGCATCCCTCATTATATACTTTGTTGATGCATCTAGCGAAGAAGTCGAAAGATGCCAAAAGTGGAGTAACAACATTACTCAACAGATCGATCTCGCattcaatatattttttatggtTTACTTTTTTATACGA TTCATAGCGGCGTCCGATAAGCTTTGGTTTATGTTAGAAATGTACAGTTTTGTAGATTATTTTACAATACCCCCGTCCTTCGTATCAATATATTTAGATCGAACATGGATCG GTCTTCGATTTCTTCGAGCGCTACGTCTCATGACTGTTCCAGATATTTTACAATATTTAAACGTACTAAAAACATCGAGCTCCATACGCTTGGCTCAACTAGTATCAATTTTTATATCCGTGTGGTTAACAGCAGCGGGCATTATACATCTG CTGGAGAACTCTGGCGATCCGCTGGATTTTAATAATGCTCATCGTTTATCGTATTGGACCTGTGTCTATTTCCTAATTGTGACCATGTCAACGGTAGGATATGGTGACGTTTACTGTGAGACTGTCCTGGGAAGAACATTTCTCGTGTTCTTTCTGCTCGTCGGCTTG GCAATGTTTGCCAGCAGTATACCGGAGATAATTGAACTCGTCGGTAGTGGCAATAAGTATGGCGGTGAACTGAAAAGAGAACACGGAAAGAG ACATATTGTGGTATGCGGTCATATAACATACGAGTCCGTGTCGCATTTTCTGAAGGACTTTCTCCACGAAGATCGGGAGGATGTCGATGTCGAAGTGGTCTTTCTCCATCG TAAACCACCCGATTTGGAACTTGAGGGTTTGTTCAAACGTCATTTTACCACCGTGGAGTTCTTCCAAGGAACCATTATGAATCCGATTGATCTGCAAAGGGTTAAG GTTCACGAAGCCGATGCCTGCCTTGTGCTAGCTAACAAATATTGCCAAGATCCCGACGCAGAAGATGCTGCCAACATCATGAGAGTGATCTCCATCAAGAACTACAGCGACGACATTCGTGTCATCATCCAGCTGATGCAGTACCACAATAAG GCGTACTTGCTCAACATACCATCGTGGGACTGGAAACAGGGCGACGATGTCATCTGCCTGGCCGAGCTGAAGCTGGGCTTCATTGCCCAGAGCTGTCTGGCCCCCGGTTTCTCCACCATGATGGCCAATCTGTTTGCCATGCGATCGTTCAAGACG TCGCCAGACATGCAGTCTTGGACAAATGATTACCTGCGCGGCACTGGCATGGAAATGTACACAGAAACATTGAGTCCCACATTTATTGGAATACCATTTGCTCAGGCCACTGA GCTGTGTTTCTCCAAGCTGAAGCTTCTGCTGCTCGCCATCGAGATCAAGGGAGCCGAGGAGGGTGTGGACAGCAAAATTTCGATTAACCCGCGCGGGGCCAAGATTCAGGCCAATACGCAGGGCTTTTTCATAGCACAAAGCGCCGATGAGGTGAAGCG TGCCTGGTTCTACTGCAAAGCCTGCCACGAGGACATCAAGGACGAGACGCTGATCaagaaatgcaaatgcaaaaacT TGACTGTTCAGCCCAGGAGCAAATTTGATGACTTAG GTGATATCACACGTGACAGAGAAGATACGAATC TACTCAATCGCAATGTGCGCCGTCCTAATGGCACTGGCAACGGTACAGGTGCCATGCATCATATGAACAACACggctgctgcagccgccgctgctgccgcggCGGGCAAGCAGGTGAACAAGGTGAAGCCCACGGTGAATGTGAGCCGGCAGGTCGAGGGTCAAGTAATATCGCCGTCGCAGTACAACAG GCCACCAGAGAATGATGCTAACCCTTATGCGGGCTATCAACTTGCTTACGAAGTTAAAAAGCTCAT GCCGACGAGTCGCAGCTCCGGCACGGGCACGCAGAATCAAAATGGCGGCGTTTCATTGCCCGCCGGAATAGCGGACGACCAGTCGAAGGACTTTGATTTCGAGAAGACCGAAATGAAGTACGACTCGACGGGCATGTTCCACTGGAGTCCGGCAAAGAGCTTAGAAGACTGCATACTG GATCGCAACCAGGCGGCCATGACAGTGCTGAATGGTCATGTGGTCGTCTGTCTGTTCGCCGATCCCGATTCGCCTCTGATCGGTCTGCGGAATCTGGTGATGCCCTTGCGGGCGTCCAATTTCCACTACCACGAGCTGAAGCATGTGGTGATTGTAGGATCGGTGGACTACATCCGGCGAGAGTGGAAGATGCTGCAGAACCTGCCCAAGATATCGGTGCTGAACGGCTCTCCCCTGAGTCGCGCCGACCTGCGGGCGGTCAACGTCAATCTGTGTGATATGTGCTGCATACTGTCGGCCAAAGTTCCTAGCAACGACGATCCCACGCTGGCCGACAAGGAGGCCATCCTCGCCTCGCTCAACATCAAGGCCATGACCTTCGATGACACGATCGGCGTGCTCAGCCAGCGCGGCCCGGAGTTCGACAACCTGAGCGCGACCGCCGGCAGCCCGATTGTGCTGCAGCGTCGCGGTTCAGTGTATGGCGCCAATGTGCCCATGATTACAG AACTGGTCAATGATAGTAACGTGCAGTTTCTCGATcaagacgacgacgatgatccAGATACAGAGCTGTATCTGACGCAGCCCTTTGCCTGCGGCACAGCCTTCGCTGTGAGTGTGTTAGACTCACTGATGTCCACG ACATACTTCAATCAAAACGCCTTAACGCTGATCCGCTCACTGATCACGGGCGGAGCAACACccgagctggagctgatccTGGCCGAGGGAGCCGGCCTGCGCGGTGGCTACAGCACCGTGGACAGTCTGAGTAATCGAGACAG ATGTCGAGTGGGCCAGATATCCCTATACGATGGCCCGCTGGCGCAGTTCGGAGAGTGCGGCAAGTACGGGGATCTGTTCGTGGCCGCCCTCAAGTCGTACGGCATGCTGTGCATAGGCCTGTACCGGTTCCGGGACACCAGCTCCAGCTGTGATGCGAGCAGCAAACGATATGTAATAACTAACCCACCCGATGACTTTTCACTACTGCCAACAGATCAG GTATTCGTTTTAATGCAATTCGATCCGGGGCTGGAGTACAAGCCGCCAGCGGTGCGAGCACCCGCCGGCGGACGCGGCACCAACACACAAGGCTCCGGGGTCGGAGGGGGCGGCTCCAACAAGGATGATAACTCTTGA
- the LOC108156627 gene encoding calcium-activated potassium channel slowpoke isoform X14 yields MATDLIGTNFSSTLTNGMSGCDQSTVESLADDPTDSPFDADDCLKVRKYWCFLLSSIFTFLAGLLIVLLWRAFAFICCRKEPDLGPNDPKQKEQKASRNKQEFEGTFMTEAKDWAGELISGQTTTGRILVVLVFILSIASLIIYFVDASSEEVERCQKWSNNITQQIDLAFNIFFMVYFFIRFIAASDKLWFMLEMYSFVDYFTIPPSFVSIYLDRTWIGLRFLRALRLMTVPDILQYLNVLKTSSSIRLAQLVSIFISVWLTAAGIIHLLENSGDPLDFNNAHRLSYWTCVYFLIVTMSTVGYGDVYCETVLGRTFLVFFLLVGLAIFASCIPEIIDLIGTRAKYGGTLKNEKGRRHIVVCGHITYESVSHFLKDFLHEDREDVDVEVVFLHRKPPDLELEGLFKRHFTTVEFFQGTIMNPIDLQRVKVHEADACLVLANKYCQDPDAEDAANIMRVISIKNYSDDIRVIIQLMQYHNKAYLLNIPSWDWKQGDDVICLAELKLGFIAQSCLAPGFSTMMANLFAMRSFKTSPDTQAWQNDYLQGTGCEMYTETLSPSFTGMTFPQASELCFSKLKLLLLAIEIKGAEEGVDSKISINPRGAKIQANTQGFFIAQSADEVKRAWFYCKACHEDIKDETLIKKCKCKNLTVQPRSKFDDLDEHHPAPTFTPPELPKRVHVRGSVSGDITRDREDTNLLNRNVRRPNGTGNGTGAMHHMNNTAAAAAAAAAAGKQVNKVKPTVNVSRQVEGQVISPSQYNRPPENDANPYAGYQLAYEVKKLMPTSRSSGTGTQNQNGGVSLPAGIADDQSKDFDFEKTEMKYDSTGMFHWSPAKSLEDCILDRNQAAMTVLNGHVVVCLFADPDSPLIGLRNLVMPLRASNFHYHELKHVVIVGSVDYIRREWKMLQNLPKISVLNGSPLSRADLRAVNVNLCDMCCILSAKVPSNDDPTLADKEAILASLNIKAMTFDDTIGVLSQRGPEFDNLSATAGSPIVLQRRGSVYGANVPMITELVNDSNVQFLDQDDDDDPDTELYLTQPFACGTAFAVSVLDSLMSTTYFNQNALTLIRSLITGGATPELELILAEGAGLRGGYSTVDSLSNRDRCRVGQISLYDGPLAQFGECGKYGDLFVAALKSYGMLCIGLYRFRDTSSSCDASSKRYVITNPPDDFSLLPTDQVFVLMQFDPGLEYKPPAVRAPAGGRGTNTQGSGVGGGGSNKDDNS; encoded by the exons ATGGCAACGGACTTGATCGGCACAAATTTCAGCAGCACATTGACAAAT GGGATGTCGGGGTGTGATCAAAGCACTGTCGAATCATTGGCCGATGATCCAACAGATTCACCATTCGATGCCGATGATTGTCTCAAAGTTCGCAAGTACTGGTGCTTTCTGCTGTCCAGCATCTTTACATTCCTTGCTGGCCTGCTCATTGTGCTGCTATGGCGGGCATTCGCGTTCATCTGCTGCCGCAAGGAGCCCGACCTGGGACCCAACGATCCCAAGCAGAAGGAGCAGAAGGCGTCCCGCAACAAACAGGAGTTCGAGGGCACCTTTATGACAGAAGCAAAAGACTGGGCTGGAGAGCTTATCTCGGGTCAAACAACAACTGGTCGAATTTTG GTCGTACTCGTATTTATACTCAGCATTGCATCCCTCATTATATACTTTGTTGATGCATCTAGCGAAGAAGTCGAAAGATGCCAAAAGTGGAGTAACAACATTACTCAACAGATCGATCTCGCattcaatatattttttatggtTTACTTTTTTATACGA TTCATAGCGGCGTCCGATAAGCTTTGGTTTATGTTAGAAATGTACAGTTTTGTAGATTATTTTACAATACCCCCGTCCTTCGTATCAATATATTTAGATCGAACATGGATCG GTCTTCGATTTCTTCGAGCGCTACGTCTCATGACTGTTCCAGATATTTTACAATATTTAAACGTACTAAAAACATCGAGCTCCATACGCTTGGCTCAACTAGTATCAATTTTTATATCCGTGTGGTTAACAGCAGCGGGCATTATACATCTG CTGGAGAACTCTGGCGATCCGCTGGATTTTAATAATGCTCATCGTTTATCGTATTGGACCTGTGTCTATTTCCTAATTGTGACCATGTCAACGGTAGGATATGGTGACGTTTACTGTGAGACTGTCCTGGGAAGAACATTTCTCGTGTTCTTTCTGCTCGTCGGCTTG GCGATTTTTGCAAGTTGTATACCTGAGATTATAGACTTGATTGGAACAAGAGCCAAATATGGGGGCAcattaaaaaatgaaaaaggGCGAAG ACATATTGTGGTATGCGGTCATATAACATACGAGTCCGTGTCGCATTTTCTGAAGGACTTTCTCCACGAAGATCGGGAGGATGTCGATGTCGAAGTGGTCTTTCTCCATCG TAAACCACCCGATTTGGAACTTGAGGGTTTGTTCAAACGTCATTTTACCACCGTGGAGTTCTTCCAAGGAACCATTATGAATCCGATTGATCTGCAAAGGGTTAAG GTTCACGAAGCCGATGCCTGCCTTGTGCTAGCTAACAAATATTGCCAAGATCCCGACGCAGAAGATGCTGCCAACATCATGAGAGTGATCTCCATCAAGAACTACAGCGACGACATTCGTGTCATCATCCAGCTGATGCAGTACCACAATAAG GCGTACTTGCTCAACATACCATCGTGGGACTGGAAACAGGGCGACGATGTCATCTGCCTGGCCGAGCTGAAGCTGGGCTTCATTGCCCAGAGCTGTCTGGCCCCCGGTTTCTCCACCATGATGGCCAATCTGTTTGCCATGCGATCGTTCAAGACG TCACCAGACACACAGGCCTGGCAAAATGATTATCTTCAAGGTACAGGGTGTGAGATGTACACCGAAACCCTATCACCTTCATTTACCGGCATGACATTCCCACAAGCCAGCGA GCTGTGTTTCTCCAAGCTGAAGCTTCTGCTGCTCGCCATCGAGATCAAGGGAGCCGAGGAGGGTGTGGACAGCAAAATTTCGATTAACCCGCGCGGGGCCAAGATTCAGGCCAATACGCAGGGCTTTTTCATAGCACAAAGCGCCGATGAGGTGAAGCG TGCCTGGTTCTACTGCAAAGCCTGCCACGAGGACATCAAGGACGAGACGCTGATCaagaaatgcaaatgcaaaaacT TGACTGTTCAGCCCAGGAGCAAATTTGATGACTTAG ATGAACACCATCCTGCACCCACATTTACGCCTCCAGAGCTACCCAAGCGGGTGCATGTGCGTGGATCTGTATCGG GTGATATCACACGTGACAGAGAAGATACGAATC TACTCAATCGCAATGTGCGCCGTCCTAATGGCACTGGCAACGGTACAGGTGCCATGCATCATATGAACAACACggctgctgcagccgccgctgctgccgcggCGGGCAAGCAGGTGAACAAGGTGAAGCCCACGGTGAATGTGAGCCGGCAGGTCGAGGGTCAAGTAATATCGCCGTCGCAGTACAACAG GCCACCAGAGAATGATGCTAACCCTTATGCGGGCTATCAACTTGCTTACGAAGTTAAAAAGCTCAT GCCGACGAGTCGCAGCTCCGGCACGGGCACGCAGAATCAAAATGGCGGCGTTTCATTGCCCGCCGGAATAGCGGACGACCAGTCGAAGGACTTTGATTTCGAGAAGACCGAAATGAAGTACGACTCGACGGGCATGTTCCACTGGAGTCCGGCAAAGAGCTTAGAAGACTGCATACTG GATCGCAACCAGGCGGCCATGACAGTGCTGAATGGTCATGTGGTCGTCTGTCTGTTCGCCGATCCCGATTCGCCTCTGATCGGTCTGCGGAATCTGGTGATGCCCTTGCGGGCGTCCAATTTCCACTACCACGAGCTGAAGCATGTGGTGATTGTAGGATCGGTGGACTACATCCGGCGAGAGTGGAAGATGCTGCAGAACCTGCCCAAGATATCGGTGCTGAACGGCTCTCCCCTGAGTCGCGCCGACCTGCGGGCGGTCAACGTCAATCTGTGTGATATGTGCTGCATACTGTCGGCCAAAGTTCCTAGCAACGACGATCCCACGCTGGCCGACAAGGAGGCCATCCTCGCCTCGCTCAACATCAAGGCCATGACCTTCGATGACACGATCGGCGTGCTCAGCCAGCGCGGCCCGGAGTTCGACAACCTGAGCGCGACCGCCGGCAGCCCGATTGTGCTGCAGCGTCGCGGTTCAGTGTATGGCGCCAATGTGCCCATGATTACAG AACTGGTCAATGATAGTAACGTGCAGTTTCTCGATcaagacgacgacgatgatccAGATACAGAGCTGTATCTGACGCAGCCCTTTGCCTGCGGCACAGCCTTCGCTGTGAGTGTGTTAGACTCACTGATGTCCACG ACATACTTCAATCAAAACGCCTTAACGCTGATCCGCTCACTGATCACGGGCGGAGCAACACccgagctggagctgatccTGGCCGAGGGAGCCGGCCTGCGCGGTGGCTACAGCACCGTGGACAGTCTGAGTAATCGAGACAG ATGTCGAGTGGGCCAGATATCCCTATACGATGGCCCGCTGGCGCAGTTCGGAGAGTGCGGCAAGTACGGGGATCTGTTCGTGGCCGCCCTCAAGTCGTACGGCATGCTGTGCATAGGCCTGTACCGGTTCCGGGACACCAGCTCCAGCTGTGATGCGAGCAGCAAACGATATGTAATAACTAACCCACCCGATGACTTTTCACTACTGCCAACAGATCAG GTATTCGTTTTAATGCAATTCGATCCGGGGCTGGAGTACAAGCCGCCAGCGGTGCGAGCACCCGCCGGCGGACGCGGCACCAACACACAAGGCTCCGGGGTCGGAGGGGGCGGCTCCAACAAGGATGATAACTCTTGA